From Cellulomonas chengniuliangii, the proteins below share one genomic window:
- a CDS encoding isochorismate synthase, with product MTSTMPDAVPHPLVVRTVALDHLARPGSTGPDPDDLLGLLPPDAPLAWVRRGDGIVGWGEALRVEVSGRDRFADAEQAWQELLAHAIVRDEVDLPGTGPVAFASFAFEEDSPAGGVLVVPRVVVGRRGARSWLTTIDTGATLRATPDLADVAARQPEPVSPGAVSYAEGAVPSEDWLSVVERGVAAIRAGEVEKVVLARDVYATTTEPLDVRWPLRRLAARYPSCWTFSVDGLIGATPELLVRSEKGLVTSRVLAGTIRRTGDDDADLARAATLAHSSKDLEEHEYAVSSVADALAPFCTSTNVPDVPFVLHLPNVLHLASDVTGVLAANPSSLALAAALHPTAAVCGTPTAAAARLISRIEGMERGRYAGPVGWLGADGDGEWGIALRSAHVDPQDPRRVRLFAGCGIVAASEPAAELAESEAKLVPMRDALGTA from the coding sequence ATGACCAGCACCATGCCCGACGCCGTCCCGCACCCCCTCGTGGTCCGGACGGTCGCGCTCGACCACCTCGCGCGGCCCGGCTCCACCGGCCCCGACCCCGACGACCTGCTCGGGCTGCTCCCCCCGGACGCCCCGCTGGCGTGGGTGCGGCGCGGCGACGGGATCGTCGGATGGGGCGAGGCGCTGCGCGTCGAGGTGTCCGGGCGCGACCGGTTCGCCGACGCGGAGCAGGCATGGCAGGAACTGCTCGCGCACGCGATCGTGCGCGACGAGGTGGACCTGCCCGGCACCGGGCCCGTCGCGTTCGCCTCGTTCGCCTTCGAGGAGGACTCTCCCGCGGGCGGCGTGCTGGTGGTGCCGCGGGTGGTCGTGGGCCGGCGCGGCGCGCGCAGCTGGCTGACCACGATCGACACCGGCGCGACCCTGCGGGCGACCCCCGACCTGGCCGACGTCGCCGCCCGCCAGCCCGAGCCCGTGAGCCCGGGCGCGGTGTCCTACGCCGAGGGCGCGGTGCCCTCCGAGGACTGGCTGTCCGTGGTCGAGCGCGGCGTCGCCGCCATCCGGGCCGGCGAGGTCGAGAAGGTCGTGCTGGCCCGGGACGTCTACGCCACCACGACCGAGCCGCTCGACGTGCGGTGGCCGTTGCGGCGCCTCGCCGCCCGCTACCCGTCGTGCTGGACGTTCAGCGTCGACGGGCTGATCGGCGCGACGCCCGAGCTGCTGGTCCGCTCCGAGAAGGGCCTGGTCACCTCACGGGTGCTCGCCGGCACGATCCGCCGGACGGGCGACGATGACGCCGACCTGGCCCGGGCCGCCACGCTGGCGCACTCGTCCAAGGACCTCGAGGAGCACGAGTACGCGGTGTCCTCGGTCGCGGACGCGCTGGCGCCCTTCTGCACCTCCACGAACGTGCCCGACGTGCCGTTCGTGCTGCACCTTCCCAACGTGCTGCACCTCGCGTCCGACGTGACCGGGGTGCTCGCCGCGAACCCGTCGAGCCTCGCGCTGGCCGCGGCCCTGCACCCGACGGCCGCGGTGTGCGGCACGCCCACAGCCGCGGCAGCCCGGCTGATCAGCCGCATCGAGGGCATGGAGCGCGGCCGGTACGCCGGTCCCGTTGGCTGGCTCGGGGCGGACGGCGACGGCGAGTGGGGCATCGCGCTGCGCTCGGCCCACGTCGACCCGCAGGACCCGCGCCGGGTTCGGCTGTTCGCGGGGTGCGGCATCGTCGCCGCGTCCGAGCCCGCCGCCGAGCTCGCCGAGTCGGAGGCGAAGCTCGTCCCGATGCGGGACGCGCTCGGCACAGCCTGA
- a CDS encoding S1C family serine protease, whose protein sequence is MSTPDDPRSAQPSQPEQPPPPRRPAVPEQHSEPEHPQSQRPAPPEQREAHDAHAAETQVLRPTTPQSAGAPTSQWPPPQGQQGQQGQQGQPGQQGPGEHPTNPFRPPHPAAPASYGGYGSGDPRGAGPGGQDRPGGQDRPGGQGGYGGPGEPPHDGGPYPTGGAGDGQPERRRSLWGPLVGVAIAAALLASIVTAGLMSLVLRDDDDSSLATIGQDTDSPSAPVEGSSVENPDWERVAASVQASVVAIAVQTADGAGQGSGVIIDDSGNILTNDHVVGDATEGGIEVTLTDGRLFAAEIVGTDTATDLAVIQLQDAPDDLQPASLGDSADVRVGEPVMAVGNPLGLSNTVTTGIVSAVDRPVSTSQAGGQAVTNAIQIDAAINPGNSGGPLFDGEGLVIGITSSIATLSSQSGSIGLGFAIPSNLAEQIATQLIDDGTAEHAFLGVSLSDGTATADGVTRRGAVVQQVTEGSPAAEAGIRQGDVIVAIDDRPVAGAESLTAYVRELTSGSEVTLTVVRDGQTEEFDVTLATREEDSTTLPEPTPGSTQEPGQPRNGSNVTPEQLWEWFQQQGQG, encoded by the coding sequence ATGAGCACCCCGGACGATCCCCGCTCGGCTCAGCCCAGCCAGCCCGAGCAGCCGCCCCCGCCGCGGCGGCCGGCCGTTCCCGAGCAGCATTCCGAGCCCGAGCACCCCCAGTCGCAGCGCCCCGCCCCGCCCGAGCAGCGCGAGGCGCACGATGCCCATGCGGCGGAGACGCAGGTGCTCCGTCCGACGACGCCCCAGAGCGCCGGCGCCCCGACCTCGCAGTGGCCGCCGCCTCAGGGCCAGCAGGGCCAGCAGGGCCAGCAGGGCCAGCCAGGCCAGCAGGGCCCGGGGGAGCACCCCACAAACCCGTTCCGCCCGCCGCATCCCGCGGCCCCGGCCTCGTACGGGGGCTACGGCTCGGGCGACCCGCGCGGCGCCGGTCCCGGCGGCCAGGACCGCCCTGGCGGCCAGGACCGCCCTGGCGGCCAAGGCGGCTACGGGGGGCCCGGCGAGCCGCCCCATGACGGTGGCCCGTACCCCACGGGCGGCGCCGGAGACGGCCAGCCCGAGCGGCGGCGCTCCCTCTGGGGGCCGCTCGTCGGCGTGGCTATCGCCGCGGCGCTGCTGGCGAGCATCGTGACGGCAGGGCTGATGTCGCTCGTGCTGCGTGACGACGACGACTCGTCCCTCGCGACGATCGGGCAGGACACCGACTCGCCGTCCGCGCCGGTCGAGGGATCGTCGGTCGAGAACCCGGACTGGGAGCGGGTCGCGGCGTCGGTGCAGGCCTCGGTGGTCGCGATCGCGGTGCAGACGGCCGACGGCGCCGGCCAGGGGTCGGGCGTCATCATCGACGACTCCGGCAACATCCTCACCAACGACCACGTGGTCGGGGATGCCACCGAGGGTGGCATCGAGGTGACGCTCACCGACGGCCGACTGTTCGCGGCGGAGATCGTGGGCACGGACACCGCGACGGACCTCGCGGTCATCCAGCTCCAAGACGCCCCGGACGACCTGCAGCCGGCCTCGCTGGGCGACTCCGCGGACGTGCGGGTCGGCGAGCCCGTCATGGCGGTCGGCAACCCGCTGGGCTTGTCGAACACGGTGACCACCGGCATCGTCTCCGCGGTCGACCGGCCGGTCTCGACGTCGCAGGCCGGTGGCCAGGCGGTGACGAACGCGATCCAGATCGACGCCGCGATCAACCCGGGCAACTCCGGGGGGCCGCTGTTCGACGGGGAGGGCCTGGTCATCGGCATCACGTCCTCGATCGCGACGCTGTCGAGCCAGTCCGGGTCGATCGGCCTGGGCTTCGCGATCCCGTCCAACCTGGCCGAGCAGATCGCCACCCAGCTGATCGACGACGGGACGGCGGAGCACGCGTTCCTCGGCGTCTCGTTGTCCGACGGCACGGCCACCGCCGACGGGGTGACCCGCCGCGGCGCCGTGGTCCAGCAGGTGACCGAGGGGTCGCCCGCGGCCGAGGCCGGGATCCGGCAGGGCGACGTGATCGTCGCGATCGACGACCGGCCCGTCGCCGGGGCGGAGTCGCTCACCGCGTACGTGCGGGAGCTGACCTCGGGCTCGGAGGTCACGCTCACCGTGGTGCGGGACGGCCAGACCGAGGAGTTCGACGTCACGCTCGCCACGCGCGAGGAGGACTCGACGACCCTCCCGGAGCCGACGCCCGGCAGCACGCAGGAGCCGGGACAGCCCCGCAACGGCTCGAACGTCACCCCCGAGCAGCTGTGGGAGTGGTTCCAGCAGCAGGGCCAGGGCTGA
- the menD gene encoding 2-succinyl-5-enolpyruvyl-6-hydroxy-3-cyclohexene-1-carboxylic-acid synthase: MTSTSAAGPRPAGAHDGPATTAARVLVQALAALGVRDAVLAPGSRSAPLAYALADAARPDGQRPAGAPSIRLHVRTDERSAGFLALGLAKAAEAIGERRPVVVVTTSGTAVANLHPAVLEAHHAGLPLVLLTADRPHELRGTGANQTTAQVGIFGAAVRLTADVPAPVGRSGEDRDLRNLLSRAMAAALGARSADPGPVHLDLAFREPLAPASSGWPEPSSDGITRVEARAAEHAAPATSPVDGPFAALAEPFLAGEPALAARRAADAPTVVVAGDGAGPVAREVAEANGWPLLAEPSSGALGSANGVPAHRLLLAHPALGGAVRRAVVLGRPTLTRPVQALLGRDDVEVVVIAPTGRDWPDAMRGASEVLTAVPARMRAGADPDGGPPGWLAAWQAAGKAALAAIDDVLDAPAPPSRSGTRVSGPTLAREVARATHGDDVLVVGSSNPVRDLDLVAAWDGPRMVLANRGLAGIDGLVSTALGVALALPHRRVRALFGDLTFLHDVGGLLRGPFEPPVDLQIVVANDDGGSIFSTLEHGAPEHADAFERVFGTPHGADLSALCAGYGVRHTRVSDVDGLAPALAAPGPGVSVVEVRVDRAGRRALMARLGAAADEAVSRTLA, translated from the coding sequence GTGACGAGCACATCCGCCGCGGGCCCCCGCCCGGCAGGCGCCCACGACGGTCCTGCCACCACCGCGGCCCGTGTCCTGGTGCAGGCCCTCGCAGCGCTCGGCGTGCGGGACGCGGTGCTGGCGCCGGGCTCCCGCAGCGCGCCGCTCGCCTACGCCCTCGCCGACGCCGCCCGGCCCGACGGGCAGCGCCCGGCGGGCGCGCCCTCGATCCGGCTGCACGTGCGCACCGACGAGCGGTCCGCGGGATTCCTCGCGCTGGGCCTGGCCAAGGCCGCCGAGGCGATCGGCGAGCGACGGCCCGTGGTGGTCGTCACCACGTCGGGCACCGCTGTGGCGAACCTGCACCCCGCCGTCCTCGAGGCACATCACGCTGGCCTGCCCCTCGTGCTGCTCACGGCCGACCGCCCGCACGAGCTGCGCGGCACGGGCGCCAACCAGACCACCGCGCAGGTCGGCATCTTCGGCGCCGCCGTGCGGCTGACCGCCGACGTGCCCGCGCCGGTCGGCCGGTCCGGCGAGGACCGGGACCTGCGGAACCTGCTCTCGCGCGCGATGGCCGCTGCGTTGGGCGCCCGGAGCGCCGACCCAGGGCCTGTCCACCTCGACCTGGCGTTCCGCGAGCCCTTGGCGCCGGCGTCGTCCGGCTGGCCCGAGCCGAGCTCCGACGGGATCACCCGGGTCGAGGCACGCGCCGCGGAGCACGCGGCGCCAGCCACGAGCCCCGTCGACGGGCCCTTCGCGGCCCTGGCCGAGCCCTTCCTCGCGGGAGAGCCCGCGCTGGCCGCCCGACGCGCTGCCGATGCGCCGACGGTTGTCGTCGCCGGGGACGGGGCCGGCCCTGTCGCCCGCGAGGTCGCGGAGGCGAACGGGTGGCCGTTGCTCGCCGAGCCGTCCTCCGGGGCGCTGGGCAGCGCGAACGGGGTGCCAGCACACCGGCTGCTGCTGGCCCACCCCGCGCTCGGCGGCGCGGTGCGCCGGGCCGTGGTGCTGGGCCGCCCCACGCTGACCCGTCCCGTCCAGGCGCTGCTCGGCCGGGACGACGTCGAGGTCGTGGTCATCGCCCCCACCGGACGGGACTGGCCCGACGCGATGCGCGGCGCCTCCGAGGTGCTCACCGCCGTCCCCGCCCGCATGCGCGCGGGAGCCGACCCGGACGGCGGGCCTCCGGGGTGGCTGGCCGCGTGGCAGGCCGCGGGCAAGGCGGCGCTCGCCGCCATCGACGACGTGCTCGACGCGCCTGCACCGCCGTCCCGCAGCGGGACGCGGGTCAGCGGTCCCACCCTCGCCCGGGAGGTGGCCCGGGCCACCCACGGCGACGACGTGCTGGTGGTCGGATCGAGCAACCCCGTCCGCGACCTGGACCTGGTCGCGGCGTGGGACGGGCCGCGCATGGTGCTGGCCAACCGCGGCCTCGCGGGCATCGACGGGCTGGTCTCCACCGCGCTCGGCGTCGCCCTGGCACTGCCGCACCGCCGGGTCCGCGCGCTGTTCGGCGACCTCACCTTCCTGCACGACGTCGGCGGCCTGCTGCGCGGGCCCTTCGAGCCGCCGGTGGACCTGCAGATCGTGGTCGCGAACGACGACGGCGGGTCCATCTTCTCGACGCTCGAGCACGGCGCGCCCGAGCACGCCGACGCCTTCGAGCGGGTCTTCGGCACACCGCACGGCGCCGACCTGTCCGCGTTGTGCGCGGGCTACGGCGTCCGCCACACCCGGGTGTCCGACGTCGACGGCCTGGCGCCCGCCCTGGCCGCGCCCGGTCCCGGCGTGAGCGTGGTCGAGGTGCGGGTCGACCGCGCCGGACGTCGGGCCCTGATGGCCCGGCTCGGGGCGGCCGCGGACGAGGCGGTCAGCCGCACCCTGGCGTGA
- a CDS encoding o-succinylbenzoate synthase translates to MHRPDPTAPPADLHVYAIPLRTRFRRITVREGMLWRGPAGWAELSPFWDYDAAESASWLRAAREAADVGWPAPVRTSIPVNVTVPAVDGETAHRIVTASGGCRTAKVKVAEPGQSERDEVERLEAVRDALGPGGAIRVDANGGWDVDTAIARLRVLDRAAGGLEYAEQPVADVPGLAAVRRATHVPVAADESIRRAEDPFAVVRAEAADIVVLKVQPLGGVRACLDLAAEVGLPVVVSSALETSVGLAAGIALAAALPDLPYACGLATAQLLTADVTGRPLLPRDGQIEVSRPEADPGLLAASAADAPTRDRWLARLDAIEAIEAAAARA, encoded by the coding sequence GTGCACCGGCCTGATCCCACCGCCCCGCCCGCCGACCTCCACGTCTACGCGATCCCGCTGCGCACCCGGTTCCGCCGCATCACGGTGCGCGAGGGCATGCTGTGGCGCGGGCCGGCCGGCTGGGCCGAGCTCAGCCCGTTCTGGGACTACGACGCCGCCGAGTCGGCGAGCTGGCTGCGTGCCGCCCGCGAGGCGGCCGACGTCGGCTGGCCCGCCCCCGTCCGCACGTCGATCCCGGTCAACGTGACCGTCCCCGCGGTGGACGGCGAGACCGCCCACCGCATCGTCACCGCCTCCGGGGGGTGCCGCACCGCCAAGGTGAAGGTGGCCGAGCCAGGGCAGTCGGAGCGCGACGAGGTCGAGCGGCTCGAGGCCGTGCGCGACGCCCTCGGGCCCGGCGGCGCCATCCGGGTCGACGCGAACGGCGGCTGGGACGTCGACACCGCGATCGCCCGGCTCCGGGTGCTCGACCGCGCGGCGGGCGGGCTGGAGTACGCCGAGCAGCCCGTCGCCGACGTGCCCGGACTGGCGGCGGTGCGCCGTGCGACCCACGTCCCGGTCGCGGCCGACGAGTCGATCCGTCGCGCCGAGGACCCGTTCGCGGTGGTGCGCGCCGAGGCCGCGGACATCGTGGTGCTCAAGGTGCAGCCGCTCGGCGGCGTGCGCGCCTGCCTCGACCTCGCCGCCGAGGTGGGGCTCCCCGTGGTGGTGTCATCCGCGCTCGAGACCTCCGTGGGGCTCGCGGCGGGCATCGCGCTCGCGGCCGCGCTGCCCGATCTGCCATACGCCTGCGGCCTCGCCACCGCGCAGCTCCTCACCGCCGACGTCACCGGGCGCCCGCTGCTGCCCCGCGACGGCCAGATCGAGGTCAGCCGGCCCGAGGCCGACCCCGGCCTGCTCGCCGCCAGCGCCGCCGACGCGCCGACGCGTGACCGCTGGCTCGCGCGGCTCGACGCGATCGAGGCGATCGAGGCGGCGGCGGCCCGTGCCTGA
- a CDS encoding TetR/AcrR family transcriptional regulator, with protein MTAAHDENAAGAGAHPGAAAKGTTTAKGERRRAELAEAAAAIVREEGPGALTHRAVAARAGASLSATTYYFTGLDDLLTAAGQALVAAWVEHARAVAAQAAQDLRGAGAPADQAARLLASAVLPPGDDDAVRAHYEHLLGAGRVPALARAIAAGRAELDAVVAQVARLAGAEISPALVVAVVDGAVVTALTEQRPVRPGAAALLAQVLPGGS; from the coding sequence GTGACCGCCGCCCACGACGAGAACGCGGCCGGGGCCGGCGCCCACCCCGGCGCCGCCGCCAAGGGCACGACGACCGCCAAGGGGGAGCGTCGCCGCGCCGAGCTGGCCGAGGCGGCGGCCGCGATCGTCCGCGAGGAGGGTCCCGGGGCGCTCACCCACCGAGCCGTCGCGGCGCGGGCCGGCGCCTCGCTGTCCGCCACCACGTACTACTTCACCGGCCTCGACGACCTGTTGACGGCCGCGGGTCAGGCGCTCGTGGCCGCCTGGGTCGAGCACGCCCGCGCGGTAGCCGCTCAGGCCGCCCAGGACCTGCGCGGCGCGGGTGCGCCCGCGGACCAGGCCGCCCGACTGCTCGCCAGCGCCGTGCTGCCCCCGGGGGACGACGACGCCGTGCGCGCCCACTACGAGCACCTCCTTGGCGCAGGTCGCGTGCCCGCCCTGGCTCGGGCGATCGCCGCAGGGCGCGCGGAGCTCGACGCGGTGGTCGCCCAGGTCGCGCGGCTGGCCGGGGCAGAGATCAGCCCGGCACTCGTGGTCGCCGTGGTGGACGGCGCGGTCGTCACCGCCCTCACCGAGCAGCGGCCGGTCCGGCCGGGCGCCGCCGCTCTGCTCGCCCAGGTGCTGCCCGGCGGCTCCTAG
- a CDS encoding DMT family transporter, translated as MAWIVLVLSGLLETGWALSLKASDGFSRLWPSVAFVVLAVLSFAGLSWSLRTLPVGVAYGVWVGIGAVGTAVLGIVIFGETVSVLKIVSLVLIVAGVVGLNLSGAEHA; from the coding sequence ATGGCCTGGATCGTCCTCGTCCTGTCCGGGCTCCTCGAGACCGGCTGGGCGCTGAGCCTCAAGGCGTCCGACGGGTTCTCGCGCCTGTGGCCCAGCGTCGCCTTCGTGGTGCTCGCCGTGCTGTCCTTCGCCGGCCTGAGCTGGTCGCTGCGCACGCTGCCGGTGGGCGTCGCGTACGGCGTCTGGGTGGGCATCGGGGCGGTGGGCACCGCCGTGCTCGGGATCGTGATCTTCGGCGAGACGGTCTCGGTGCTCAAGATCGTCTCCCTCGTGCTGATCGTCGCGGGCGTGGTCGGGCTCAACCTGTCCGGCGCGGAGCACGCGTGA
- a CDS encoding 1,4-dihydroxy-2-naphthoyl-CoA synthase: protein MSDLPAQVSQTFDPTRWRAVAGFEDLTDLTYHRGVERGAGPDGPTERDLPVVRVAFDRPEVRNAFRPHTVDELYRVLDHARMSSDVGTVLLTGNGPSPKDGGWAFCSGGDQRIRGRDGYRYTSDTAEEHADAIDPARAGRLHILEVQRLIRTMPKVVVAVVGGWAAGGGHSLHVVADLTIASRQHARFMQTDANVGSFDGGYGSALLARQVGQKRAREIFFLAREYSAEQALAWGAVNDVVDHDQLEDAALEYARIIATKSPQAIRMLKFAFNLADDGLAGQQVFAGEATRLAYMTDEAVEGRDAFLQRRDPDWSGFPYAY from the coding sequence GTGAGCGACCTCCCCGCACAGGTGTCCCAGACCTTCGACCCGACGCGCTGGCGCGCAGTCGCCGGCTTCGAGGACCTCACCGACCTCACGTACCACCGAGGCGTCGAGCGCGGCGCCGGGCCGGACGGCCCCACCGAGCGGGACCTGCCCGTGGTGCGGGTCGCCTTCGACCGCCCCGAGGTACGCAACGCGTTCCGCCCGCACACCGTGGACGAGCTCTACCGCGTGCTCGACCACGCGCGCATGAGCTCCGACGTGGGCACTGTGCTGCTCACCGGCAACGGCCCCAGCCCCAAGGACGGCGGCTGGGCCTTCTGCTCGGGCGGCGACCAGCGCATCCGCGGGCGGGACGGCTACCGGTACACCTCGGACACCGCCGAGGAGCACGCCGACGCGATCGACCCCGCCCGCGCGGGCAGGCTCCACATCCTCGAGGTCCAGCGGCTCATCCGGACCATGCCCAAGGTCGTCGTGGCCGTGGTGGGCGGCTGGGCGGCGGGCGGCGGGCACTCGCTGCACGTCGTCGCCGACCTGACGATCGCCTCGCGCCAGCACGCGCGATTCATGCAGACCGACGCCAATGTCGGCTCGTTCGACGGGGGCTACGGCTCAGCGCTTCTCGCCCGCCAGGTGGGGCAGAAGCGCGCCCGGGAGATCTTCTTCCTCGCCCGCGAGTACTCCGCCGAGCAGGCCCTCGCGTGGGGCGCGGTCAACGACGTCGTCGACCACGACCAGCTCGAGGACGCGGCGCTCGAGTACGCGCGCATCATCGCGACCAAGTCCCCGCAGGCCATCCGAATGCTGAAGTTCGCCTTCAACCTGGCCGACGACGGACTGGCCGGGCAGCAGGTCTTCGCCGGGGAGGCCACGCGCCTGGCGTACATGACGGACGAGGCCGTCGAGGGCCGGGACGCGTTCCTGCAGCGCAGGGACCCGGACTGGTCCGGCTTCCCCTACGCCTACTGA
- a CDS encoding DUF3048 domain-containing protein gives MRTARTARAARTTSVTTGGDRRPLAAGASRRWGLGVAAVLLLAACGSPAGPPEVRATESVAPAIDAAKAAAPAPVVPATWPLTGVAGEPAARPALAVKVENTAVARPQAGLDQADVVWETIVEFDVSRFVAVFHSQTPDEVGPIRSVRPMDPLIVAPLRGLLAYSGGQPGILEEVVASGVQSLSHDRGVAGMYRVSGRSAPHNVYGSPQTFWEQVDGAHQAAPQEQFDFARSMERASAVVAGAPATTLAFRLSPASSPSWTWDGSAWLRSEGAKPASAANGARLSAVNVVAITAEHPDTPYGAQGGAAVPTYSLVGSGDAVVATGGKTLAARWQKDAPDAPLRLLGADGSSVTLAPGNTWVELVPAGKGSLTIS, from the coding sequence ATGCGCACGGCACGCACGGCACGCGCGGCACGCACGACGTCGGTGACGACGGGCGGTGACCGGCGGCCCCTCGCCGCGGGCGCGTCCCGTCGTTGGGGCCTGGGCGTCGCCGCGGTGCTCCTGCTGGCGGCCTGCGGCTCTCCCGCGGGGCCGCCGGAGGTGCGTGCCACGGAGTCCGTCGCCCCGGCGATCGACGCCGCGAAGGCGGCCGCCCCCGCTCCGGTGGTCCCGGCCACGTGGCCGCTCACCGGCGTGGCAGGCGAGCCCGCGGCCCGGCCGGCCCTCGCGGTCAAGGTGGAGAACACCGCCGTCGCGCGCCCGCAGGCCGGGCTCGACCAGGCGGACGTGGTCTGGGAGACCATCGTCGAGTTCGACGTGTCGAGGTTCGTCGCGGTCTTCCACTCGCAGACCCCGGACGAGGTCGGGCCGATCCGCTCGGTGCGCCCGATGGACCCGCTGATCGTGGCGCCGCTGCGCGGGCTGCTCGCGTACTCGGGGGGCCAGCCCGGCATCCTCGAGGAGGTCGTGGCCAGTGGCGTGCAGTCGCTGAGCCACGACCGGGGCGTCGCGGGCATGTACCGGGTGAGCGGCCGGTCCGCGCCGCACAACGTGTACGGCAGCCCGCAGACGTTCTGGGAGCAGGTCGACGGCGCGCACCAGGCGGCCCCTCAGGAGCAGTTCGACTTCGCCCGGAGCATGGAGCGCGCCTCGGCCGTCGTCGCGGGCGCCCCGGCCACGACGCTCGCGTTCCGGCTCTCGCCCGCTTCAAGCCCGAGCTGGACGTGGGACGGCTCGGCGTGGCTCCGGTCCGAGGGCGCGAAGCCCGCGAGCGCGGCGAACGGCGCCCGGCTCTCCGCGGTCAACGTCGTCGCGATCACGGCCGAGCACCCGGACACGCCGTACGGCGCCCAGGGCGGCGCCGCGGTGCCGACCTACTCGCTGGTGGGGTCGGGGGACGCGGTGGTGGCGACGGGCGGCAAGACCCTCGCGGCGAGGTGGCAGAAGGACGCCCCCGACGCCCCGCTGCGGCTGCTCGGCGCCGACGGCTCGTCCGTCACGCTGGCCCCCGGCAACACCTGGGTGGAGCTCGTGCCCGCCGGGAAGGGCTCGCTCACCATCAGCTGA
- a CDS encoding DUF3048 domain-containing protein — translation MSVTVRPRRSPAARRVRAAALLALGASLALGACGSGAPSDPVTADAAIDAAKGAAPEPVVPDRWPLTGVAADDVVNRPAVAVKIENPKEVRPQTGLDQADVVWEQVVEGGVTRFVAVYNSQLPTEVGPIRSIRPMDPAITAPLKGLVAFSGGQAGFVTSLADSGVQILSHDRGDGGFYRAKTAKAPHNVFGTLATFLEQADADHQNLPPEQFSFARAVAQSSAVTAGTPAASVAVHISSYSNPGWDWDAEAGAWLRSESGVPATAPSGARLSAANVVVVRVDLVDSGTVDPAGSPVPETKLVGTGEALVASGGQTLAATWSKPSTDAPLTLTAADGSTVTLAPGNTWVELVPNGSGTVTVS, via the coding sequence GTGTCTGTGACAGTCCGTCCCCGGAGGTCGCCGGCTGCCCGACGCGTCCGCGCAGCAGCCCTGCTCGCCCTGGGGGCCAGCCTCGCGTTGGGCGCGTGCGGATCGGGGGCCCCCAGCGACCCGGTCACCGCCGACGCCGCGATCGACGCCGCCAAGGGCGCAGCGCCCGAGCCCGTCGTCCCGGACCGCTGGCCGCTCACCGGTGTCGCGGCCGACGACGTCGTGAACCGCCCCGCCGTGGCGGTCAAGATCGAGAATCCCAAGGAGGTCCGCCCGCAGACGGGCCTGGACCAGGCCGACGTGGTCTGGGAGCAGGTCGTCGAGGGCGGCGTGACCCGGTTCGTCGCCGTGTACAACTCGCAGCTCCCCACCGAGGTCGGGCCCATCCGCTCGATCCGGCCGATGGACCCCGCCATCACCGCCCCGCTCAAGGGCCTGGTGGCGTTCTCCGGCGGGCAGGCCGGCTTCGTGACGTCCCTAGCCGACTCCGGGGTGCAGATCCTCAGCCACGACCGTGGTGACGGCGGCTTCTATCGCGCCAAGACGGCGAAGGCCCCGCACAACGTGTTCGGGACGTTGGCGACGTTCCTCGAGCAGGCCGACGCCGACCACCAGAACCTGCCCCCCGAGCAGTTCAGCTTCGCGCGGGCCGTCGCCCAGTCGAGCGCGGTCACCGCGGGCACGCCGGCCGCGTCCGTGGCGGTCCACATCTCGTCGTACTCGAACCCGGGCTGGGACTGGGACGCCGAGGCGGGGGCGTGGCTGCGCTCCGAGTCGGGCGTCCCCGCCACCGCCCCCTCGGGCGCGCGACTGTCCGCCGCGAACGTCGTGGTGGTGCGCGTCGACCTGGTGGACTCGGGCACGGTGGACCCGGCGGGCAGCCCCGTCCCGGAGACGAAGCTCGTGGGCACGGGTGAGGCGCTCGTCGCCTCGGGCGGCCAGACCCTCGCCGCGACCTGGTCCAAGCCGTCCACCGACGCGCCGCTCACGCTCACCGCGGCGGACGGATCGACCGTCACACTGGCTCCGGGCAACACCTGGGTCGAGCTCGTCCCGAACGGGTCGGGGACCGTCACCGTCAGCTGA